One genomic segment of Streptomyces niveus includes these proteins:
- a CDS encoding cell division protein SepF — MSRYGGYDRYDATDEQWEGLAQVVPLRGRNEWPSRVDHRAIPEEYAEEQRRFVVLRVRVFADARDVAEHLIAQIPVLLDLTGAETDVAKRILDFSSGVVFGLGSGMHRVERNVFLLAPIGTEVEGIAAAAVQQP, encoded by the coding sequence GTGAGCAGGTACGGCGGTTACGACAGGTACGACGCCACCGACGAGCAGTGGGAGGGCCTGGCCCAGGTCGTTCCGCTGCGCGGTCGCAACGAGTGGCCCTCGCGCGTCGACCACCGGGCGATCCCCGAGGAGTACGCCGAGGAACAGCGGCGATTCGTGGTCCTGCGGGTACGGGTCTTCGCCGACGCGCGTGATGTCGCGGAGCATCTGATCGCGCAGATCCCGGTGCTTCTCGACCTGACCGGGGCCGAGACCGACGTGGCCAAACGCATCCTGGACTTCAGCAGCGGGGTCGTCTTCGGGCTCGGCAGCGGTATGCACCGGGTCGAGCGGAACGTCTTCCTGCTCGCGCCGATCGGCACCGAGGTGGAGGGGATCGCGGCGGCGGCGGTCCAGCAGCCTTGA
- a CDS encoding ATP-binding cassette domain-containing protein: protein MRKTTRTERTDTRASAPGTAGSHDLIRVHGARVNNLKDVSVEIPKRQLTVFTGVSGSGKSSLVFGTVAAESQRLINETYSAFVQGFMPALARPEVDVLEGLTTAIIVDQQRMGADPRSTVGTATDANAMLRILFSRLGQPHIGSPAAFAFNVASVRASGAITVERGARKTVKATFSRTGGMCTRCEGRGSVSDIDLSQLYDDSKSLAEGAFTIPGWKSDSFFTVRVYAESGLLDPHKPIARFTKKEMRDFLYREPTKVKVEGVNLTFEGLIPKIQKSFLSKDREAMQPHIREFVDRAVTFTTCPECDGTRLSEEARSSKIEGISIADACAMQISDLADWVRELDEPSVGPLLDSLGGTLDSFVEIGLGYLGLDRASGTLSGGEAQRVKMIRHLGSSLTDVTYVFDEPTVGLHPHDIQRMNNLLLRLRDKGNTVLVVEHKPETIAIADHVVDLGPGAGSEGGTVCFEGTVDGLRAGDTITGRHFGDRAVLKESVRKPTGALKIRGATTHNLRDVDVDIPLGVLTVVTGVAGSGKSSLVHGSLGKGKGAGAGDVGADVVAIGQGAIRGSRRSNPATYTGLLDPIRKAFAKANGVKPALFSPNSEGACPNCNGAGVVYTDLAMMAGVATVCEECEGKRFQASVLDHHLGGRDISEVLAMSVARAEEFFGAGEAATPAAHRVLDRLADVGLGYLTIGQPLTTLSGGERQRLKLATHMGEKGGVYVLDEPTSGLHLADVEQLLGLLDRLVDSGKSVIVIEHHQAVMAHADWIIDLGPGAGHDGGRVVFEGTPADLVADGSTLTGEHLAAYIAT from the coding sequence ATGCGTAAGACCACGAGGACGGAGAGGACGGACACGCGCGCGTCCGCGCCGGGCACGGCCGGCAGCCACGATCTGATCCGCGTGCACGGCGCGCGCGTGAACAACCTCAAGGACGTCAGCGTCGAGATCCCCAAACGCCAGCTCACGGTGTTCACCGGTGTCTCCGGCTCGGGCAAGAGCTCCCTGGTGTTCGGCACCGTCGCCGCCGAGTCCCAGCGGCTGATCAACGAGACGTACAGCGCCTTCGTCCAGGGCTTCATGCCGGCACTGGCCAGACCCGAGGTCGACGTACTCGAAGGACTGACGACGGCGATCATCGTCGACCAGCAGCGGATGGGCGCCGACCCCCGCTCCACCGTCGGCACCGCCACCGACGCCAACGCGATGCTGCGCATCCTCTTCAGCCGGCTCGGACAGCCGCACATCGGCTCGCCCGCCGCGTTCGCCTTCAACGTCGCCTCCGTGCGGGCGAGCGGTGCCATCACGGTCGAGCGCGGCGCACGTAAGACCGTGAAGGCGACCTTCAGCCGCACCGGCGGCATGTGCACCCGCTGCGAGGGCCGGGGCTCCGTCTCCGACATCGACCTCAGCCAGCTCTACGACGACTCCAAGTCGCTCGCCGAGGGTGCGTTCACCATTCCGGGCTGGAAGTCCGACAGCTTCTTCACCGTGCGCGTCTACGCCGAGTCGGGCCTCCTCGACCCGCACAAGCCGATCGCCAGGTTCACGAAGAAGGAGATGCGGGACTTCCTCTACCGTGAGCCGACCAAGGTGAAGGTCGAGGGAGTGAACCTCACCTTCGAGGGACTCATCCCCAAGATCCAGAAGTCGTTCCTCTCCAAGGACAGGGAGGCGATGCAGCCGCACATCCGGGAGTTCGTGGACCGGGCGGTCACCTTCACCACCTGCCCCGAGTGCGACGGCACCCGGCTCAGCGAGGAGGCCAGATCCTCCAAGATCGAGGGGATCTCCATCGCCGACGCCTGCGCGATGCAGATCAGCGACCTCGCCGACTGGGTGCGCGAGCTGGACGAACCGTCGGTCGGGCCGCTGCTCGACTCGCTGGGCGGGACCCTCGACTCGTTCGTGGAGATCGGACTCGGCTATCTCGGCCTCGACCGCGCGTCGGGCACGCTGTCGGGCGGTGAGGCGCAGCGCGTCAAGATGATCCGGCACCTCGGCTCCTCGCTCACCGACGTCACGTACGTCTTCGACGAACCCACCGTCGGCCTCCACCCGCACGACATCCAGCGGATGAACAACCTGCTGCTGAGGCTGCGGGACAAGGGCAACACGGTGCTCGTCGTGGAGCACAAGCCGGAGACGATCGCGATCGCCGACCACGTCGTGGACCTCGGCCCCGGCGCCGGTTCCGAGGGAGGCACCGTCTGCTTCGAGGGCACCGTCGACGGGCTGCGGGCCGGCGACACCATCACCGGCCGCCACTTCGGCGACCGGGCCGTCCTCAAGGAGTCGGTGCGCAAGCCCACCGGGGCGCTGAAGATCCGCGGCGCGACGACGCACAACCTGCGTGACGTCGACGTGGACATCCCGCTCGGGGTGCTCACCGTCGTCACCGGAGTCGCCGGCTCCGGCAAGAGCTCGCTCGTGCACGGGTCGCTGGGCAAGGGCAAGGGCGCGGGCGCGGGGGACGTGGGCGCCGATGTGGTGGCGATCGGCCAGGGCGCGATCCGCGGCTCACGGCGCAGCAACCCGGCGACGTACACCGGACTCCTCGACCCGATCCGCAAGGCTTTCGCGAAGGCCAACGGCGTGAAGCCGGCGCTGTTCAGCCCCAACTCCGAGGGCGCGTGCCCCAATTGCAACGGAGCGGGGGTCGTCTACACCGACCTCGCGATGATGGCCGGTGTCGCGACCGTCTGCGAGGAGTGCGAGGGCAAGCGGTTCCAGGCGTCGGTGCTGGACCACCACCTCGGCGGCCGGGACATCAGCGAGGTGCTCGCGATGTCGGTGGCCCGGGCCGAGGAGTTCTTCGGCGCGGGCGAGGCGGCCACACCGGCCGCGCACCGCGTACTCGACCGGCTCGCCGACGTCGGGCTCGGCTACCTCACCATCGGCCAGCCGCTCACCACGCTGTCCGGCGGCGAGCGGCAGCGGCTCAAGCTGGCCACGCACATGGGCGAGAAGGGCGGCGTGTACGTCCTCGACGAGCCCACCAGCGGTCTGCACCTCGCCGATGTCGAGCAACTGCTCGGCCTGCTCGACCGGCTCGTCGACTCCGGCAAGTCCGTCATCGTCATCGAGCACCACCAGGCCGTCATGGCACACGCCGACTGGATCATCGACCTCGGCCCCGGCGCCGGACACGACGGTGGTCGCGTCGTCTTCGAGGGCACCCCCGCGGACCTCGTCGCGGACGGCTCCACCCTCACCGGCGAACACCTCGCGGCGTACATCGCCACCTGA
- a CDS encoding SDR family NAD(P)-dependent oxidoreductase encodes MSSPDRITTPFTRETTAAEVIDGIDLTGRRAVVTGGASGIGVETARALASAGAEVTLAVRNVEAGERTAADITATTGNPRVSVAPIELADRSSVAAFAAGWQGPLHILVNNAGVMAEPLKRTPEGWEHQFATNHLGHFGLALGLHDALAEAGNARVVSVSSSAHHRSPVVFDDIHFEKREYEPWSAYGQSKTANVLFAVEATKRWAGDGITVNAVMPGGIRTNLQRHQQGDNLSPELRALMDSYPWKTTEQGAATSILVAVSPLLDGVGSRYFEDVTEAGPYVPSDGSGLTDDSGVSAYALDPEAAARLWEVSRELLAR; translated from the coding sequence ATGAGCTCTCCCGACCGGATCACCACTCCTTTCACGCGTGAGACCACCGCCGCCGAGGTCATCGACGGCATCGACCTGACCGGCAGGCGCGCCGTCGTCACCGGCGGCGCCTCCGGCATCGGGGTCGAGACCGCCCGTGCGCTGGCGTCGGCGGGAGCCGAGGTCACGCTCGCCGTACGTAACGTCGAGGCCGGCGAACGTACCGCCGCCGACATCACCGCCACGACCGGCAACCCGCGCGTCTCCGTCGCCCCGATCGAACTCGCCGACCGCTCGTCGGTCGCGGCGTTCGCGGCCGGCTGGCAGGGGCCGCTGCACATCCTGGTCAACAACGCCGGTGTCATGGCGGAGCCCCTGAAGCGGACGCCCGAGGGCTGGGAGCACCAGTTCGCCACGAACCACCTCGGCCACTTCGGCCTGGCGCTCGGCCTGCACGACGCGCTGGCCGAGGCGGGCAACGCCCGCGTCGTCTCGGTGAGTTCGAGTGCGCACCACCGCTCGCCCGTCGTCTTCGACGACATCCACTTCGAGAAGCGCGAGTACGAGCCGTGGTCGGCGTACGGCCAGTCCAAAACGGCCAACGTCCTCTTCGCCGTCGAGGCGACCAAGCGGTGGGCCGGCGACGGGATCACCGTGAACGCCGTCATGCCGGGCGGCATCCGCACCAACCTGCAACGGCACCAGCAGGGGGACAACCTGAGCCCCGAACTCAGGGCGCTGATGGACAGCTACCCCTGGAAGACGACCGAGCAGGGCGCCGCCACCTCGATCCTCGTCGCGGTCTCACCGCTGCTTGACGGCGTCGGCAGCCGTTACTTCGAGGACGTCACGGAGGCCGGGCCGTACGTACCGTCGGACGGCTCGGGTCTCACGGACGACTCCGGCGTTTCGGCGTACGCGCTCGACCCCGAGGCCGCGGCCCGGCTGTGGGAGGTGTCACGGGAACTCCTCGCCCGCTGA